The proteins below are encoded in one region of Antennarius striatus isolate MH-2024 chromosome 7, ASM4005453v1, whole genome shotgun sequence:
- the gpc1a gene encoding glypican-1: MRLPVLLSALVCLSAAAGLVAGADRSCADLRQFYTGKGFTLAGVPQAEISGEHLRMCSQGPTCCTSTMEENLATLSSRETEGLIREAGRSLQAAFNTLHKRFDTYFTELHGQSERFLQEALSPLGPLYSQNTRLFGGLYNDLRQYYRGSALNLDETLSEFWSRLLERTFKTSTTTDANLSEDYLECVAKQQETLRPFGDIPRDMKTKVIRAFVTARSFIQGLIISGEVVRKVSQISLSPECTKALMKLVYCPHCRGLAAVKPCSSYCSNVMKGCLANQADLDPEWQNLIDTMIQVASSFSMEPSLDVVLSSIPARIYEAVNSLRENMDTFSAKVYQTCGSPGEPGTGSPDLHEQRKRSGSLTALEYKPSPTAGLRLEMQVSDLSSKLREMRQYWVQLPVALCSKLAAGGSSQEKCWNGITKARYLPEVMGDGLANQINNPEVELDITKPDMTIRQQIMQLKIMSNRLKNALEGNDVDFQDASDDISGSGSGMCVGGQCSRNRPGLYAYSPDKGVGDGAAAQTGFCSLLLLPPFALVLLQR; the protein is encoded by the exons ATGCGTCTCCCGGTGCTGCTCTCTGCGCTGGTGTGTCTGTCTGCGGCGGCGGGCCTGGTGGCCGGGGCGGACCGGAGCTGCGCTGACCTGCGGCAGTTCTACACCGGGAAAGGATTCACGTTAGCCGGGGTACCTCAAGCAGAAATCTCCG GTGAACATTTGAGGATGTGTTCTCAGGGCCCGACCTGCTGCACCAGCACAATGGAGGAGAACCTGGCCACCCTGAGCTCCCGGGAGACGGAGGGCCTGATCAGAGAAGCTGGCAGGTCGCTGCAGGCAGCCTTCAACACTCTCCACAAGCGCTTTGACA CCTATTTCACAGAGCTGCACGGTCAATCGGAGCGTTTCCTCCAGGAGGCGCTGTCTCCTCTGGGCCCTCTGTACTCCCAGAACACCCGTCTGTTCGGAGGGCTCTACAACGACCTGCGGCAGTACTACCGCGGATCAGCTCTTAACCTGGATGAGACCCTGTCAGAGTTCTGGTCCCGCCTCCTGGAGCGCACCTTTAAAACCTCCACCACCACGGAC GCCAACCTGTCAGAGGACTACCTGGAAtgtgttgctaagcaacaggaGACGCTGAGGCCGTTCGGAGACATCCCGCGGGACATGAAGACGAAGGTCATCCGTGCTTTTGTCACCGCAAGGTCGTTTATCCAAGGGCTGATTATCAGCGGAGAGGTGGTCAGGAAGGTCTCacag ATTTCTCTCAGTCCGGAGTGCACAAAGGCCCTGATGAAACTGGTTTACTGCCCCCACTGCCGAGGCCTGGCTGCAGTCAAACCCTGCTCCAGCTACTGTTCCAACGTCATGAAGGGCTGCCTGGCCAACCAGGCCGACCTGGACCCGGAGTGGCAGAACCTCATAG ACACGATGATCCAGGTGGCCTCCAGCTTCAGCATGGAGCCCAGTCTGGACGTGGTGCTCTCCTCCATCCCTGCTCGGATCTACGAGGCCGTTAACTCCCTACGGGAAAACATGGACACCTTCTCAGCAAAA gtgTACCAGACATGCGGTTCTCCAGGCGaaccaggaacaggaagtcctgACCTCCACGAGCAGAGGAAGCGGAGCGGTTCTCTGACTGCGTTAGAGTACAAACCCTCCCCGACTGCTGGACTTAGACTGgagatgcag GTGTCGGATCTGTCCAGTAAGCTGAGGGAGATGCGGCAGTACTGGGTCCAACTTCCTGTGGCGCTCTGCAGCAAACTGGCTGCTGGTGGATCAAGTCAGGAGAAATGCTGGAACGGTATCACCAAAGCCAG GTACCTCCCAGAGGTGATGGGCGACGGCTTGGCCAATCAGATCAACAACCCGGAAGTGGAGCTCGACATCACGAAGCCAGACATGACCATCCGGCAACAGATCATGCAACTAAAAATCATGAGCAACAGGCTGAAAAATGCGCTGGAGGGCAACGACGTGGACTTCCAGGATGCAA gtgatgacatcagcgGCTCTGGAAGCGGGATGTGCGTGGGCGGCCAGTGTTCCCGGAACAGACCCGGATTATACGCCTACTCGCCAGACAAAGGAGTCGGGGATGGAGCCGCGGCTCAAACCGGCTTCTGCAGCCTCCTGCTCCTGCCTCCTTTCGCCCTGGTGCTCCTCCAGCGATGA